A region of the Conyzicola lurida genome:
GGCGCGCCTCGAAGGCGCCGCCATCCTCGCGGAGTTCAAGGAGAACGCGTCGGCTGAGGCCGCACGTATCACCGCAAACGCGCACGTTCAGATCGAGGCGGAGCGCCAGGCTGCAATCCTGTCGCTGCGTTCAGAGGTCGGCTCGCTCGCGATCGACCTCGCATCGGGCGTCATCGGCGAAAGCCTGGCTGACGACACGAAGGCTTCGGCCGTCGTCGACCGATTCCTCGCTGAGCTCGAAGCATCCGAAAAGGTTAAGGCAGGCAAGTAGTGGGTTCGGCAACGAGAGAAGCACTCTCCAATTCGCGTTCGGCACTGGCCGGACTCGGTGGCAAGGCGCAACTGGCGACGGGCGAACAACTGCTCGCCGCCGGTCGTGTGCTCGGCACATCCTTCCAGTTGCGTGCTGCTCTCGCCGATCCCTCCGGTGACCGCGACGCCAAGCTGTCGATCGTCAACGCGGTATTCGCGTCGATCGACGCTTCGGCTCGCGAGTTGTTGGGCGTCATCGCGACGAACGTGTGGTCGTCGGAAGACGACCTCCTCGCCGGGGTGGAAGAGATCGGGATCCGGGTTCTCGCCCAGTCCGCGCCGTCGTCGGACATCGAGGCGGAACTCTTCGCCTTCGGTGCCGTCGTGCAGTCGGACTCCCAGCTCGAACTCGCGGTCGGCAGCAAGCTCGGTTCCGACGAGTCGAAGGCAGCGCTCATCGAGCGTCTCCTCGGCGCGAAGGCCAGCAAGCAGTCCGTCGCGATCGTGTCGCACCTCGTGCAGCAGCCGCGAGGCCGCCGCATCGGCGAACTGTTGAGATTCGCCACCAGCGTCGTCGCTGACGAGGCCGGACTCGCGGTCGCCACCGTCACGACCGCCTCGGCCATCTCGGCCGAGCAGCTCACGCGCCTGACGGCGGCCCTCTCGGCCAACTACGGCCGCGGACTGCGAATCAACCACGTGATCGACCCGTCGCTCGTCGGCGGAGTGCGCGTGCAGTTGGGCGACGAAGTGATCGACGGCAGCGTCGCGTCCCGACTCAACGAACTCAGGCTTCAGCTCGCCTAGGGGCGGCTGCACAGACTTTCCACCAGAAGAGGAAAAAGAAGATGGCAGAACTAACAATCAGCCCGGATGAGATCCGCGACGCGCTGAAAGACTTCGTCAAGGCTTACGAGCCTGGCGCATCCGCCACCACGGAGGTCGGCTACGTCGTCGACGCCGCTGACGGCATCGCCCACGTCGAGGGTCTCCCCGGCGTGATGGCCAACGAGCTCATCAAGTTCTCCAACGGCGTCCTGGGCCTCGCCCAGAACCTCGACGAGAACGAAATCGGCGTCGTCGTGCTCGGCGAGTTCAACGACATCGTCGAGGGCATGGAGGTGACCCGCACCGGCGAGGTTCTCTCCGTCCCCGTGGGCGACGCCTACCTCGGTCGCGTCGTCGACCCGCTCGGCACCCCGATCGACGGTCTCGGCGAGATCGTCGCGGAAAGCCGTCGTGCCCTCGAGCTCCAGGCTCCCGGCGTTATGCAGCGCAAGAGCGTGCACGAGCCCATGCAGACCGGTATCAAGGCAATCGACGCCATGATCCCGATCGGCCGTGGACAGCGCCAGCTGATCATCGGCGACCGCCAGACCGGTAAGACGGCCATCGCGATCGACACGATCATCAACCAGAAGGCCAACTGGGAGTCGGGCGACGTCAACAAGCAGGTCCGCTGCATCTACGTCGCCATCGGCCAGAAGGGCTCCACGATCGCCGCCGTCAAGGGCGCGCTCGAGGACGCCGGAGCCATGGAGTACACGACGATCGTCGCCGCTCCCGCCTCCGACCCCGCCGGCTTCAAGTACCTCGCTCCCTACACCGGTTCGGCCATCGGCCAGCACTGGATGTACTCGGGCAAGCACGTCCTGATCATCTTCGACGACCTGTCGAAGCAGGCAGAGGCCTACCGCGCCGTCTCCCTCCTGCTGCGTCGCCCGCCGGGACGCGAAGCGTACCCGGGTGACGTCTTCTACCTGCACTCGCGTCTGCTCGAGCGTTGCGCCAAGCTCTCCGACGCCCTCGGCGCCGGATCGATGACCGGTCTCCCGATCATCGAGACCAAGGCCAACGACGTCTCCGCGTACATCCCGACCAACGTGATCTCGATCACCGACGGCCAGATCTTCCTGCAGTCCGACCTCTTCAACGCCAACCAGCGTCCCGCGGTCGACGTCGGAATCTCGGTCTCGCGAGTCGGCGGCGACGCCCAGGTGAAGTCGATCAAGAAGGTCTCGGGAACGCTCAAGCTCGAGCTCGCCCAGTACCGCTCGCTCGAGGCATTCGCGATGTTCGCATCCGACCTCGACCCCACGAGCCGTCGCCAGCTTGCCCGTGGCGCCCGCCTCACCGAGCTCCTGCGCCAGCCGCAGTACTCGCCGTACCCCGTCGAGGACCAGGTCGTCTCGATCTGGGCCGGAACGAACGGCAAGCTCGACGAGGTCCCCGTCGAAGACGTTCTCCGCTTCGAGCGCGAACTGCTCGACTACCTCGGCCGCAACACCGAGATCCTCACCACGCTTCGCGAGACGAACCTGCTGAGCGACGACACCGTTGCAGCTCTCGGTGAGAGCGTCGACAAGTTCAAGCTCGAGTTCCTGACCGGCGAGGGCAACCCGCTCCTCTCCGTCGGTTCCGAAAAGTTCGACGAGCTCGCCAAGGAAGACGTCAACCAGGAAAAGATCGTCAAGCAGAAGCGCTGAGCGCCCCTGTCACCGACCATCGATTACTGAAACAAAAGGAAGAAAGACATGGGAGCGCAACTTCGGGTCTACCGGCAGAAAATCAAGTCTGCCCAGACGACCAAGAAGATCACTCGGGCCATGGAGCTCATCTCCGCTTCGCGCATTCAGAAAGCGCAGCAGCGGGTTGCAGCCTCGGGGCCGTACTCACGCGCCGTGACGCGTGCCGTGTCGGCGGTTGCCACGTTCTCCAACGTCGACCACATTCTCACGACGGAGCCGGAGAAGATCGAGCGCGCAGCGATCGTCATCTTCGCCTCCGACCGTGGTCTCGCCGGCGCGTTCAGCTCGAACGTGCTGCGCGAGGCCGGTGAGCTCGCAGCCCTGCTCACGAGCCAGGGCCGCGAGGTCGTCTACTACCTCGTCGGACGCAAGGCGATCGCGAACTTCGCGTTCCGCAAGCGCGAGTCGGAGCAGGTCTGGACGGGTTCCACCGAGAAGCCGGTCTTCGAAACGGCACAGTCCATCGGAGAGGCGCTCGTCGCGAAGTTCATCCAGCCCGCGAGCGAGGGTGGCGTCGACGAGATCCACATCGTGTACAACCGCTTCGTCAGTGTCGTCACCCAGGTGGCCGAGGTCGTCCGACTTCTTCCCCTCGAGGTCGTCGAAGGTGTGGAGGCTCCCGACGAGTCCGAACTCCTGCCGCTGTACGAGTTCGAGCCCGATGTCGGGAACGTGCTCGACGCGCTGCTCCCCGTCTACATCGAGAGCCGTATCTTCAACGCCATGCTGCAGTCGGCTGCTTCCGAGCACGCCGCCCGCCAGCGCGCGATGAAGTCGGCGAGCGACAACGCGGACAAGCTCATCAAGGACTACACCCGGCTTTCGAATAACGCTCGTCAGTCCGAGATCACCCAGCAGATTTCCGAGATCGTTGGCGGCGCAGACGCCCTCAGCTCGGCGAAATAGAACCACAGGAGAATAGGGAAGCCAATGACTACCTCAGCCCCCGCTGCCACGCCGGATGTGGAGACGCCCACCGGCGTCGGACGCATCGCGCGCGTTACCGGCCCCGTCGTCGACATCGAGTTCCCGCACGACTCGATCCCCGGCATCTACAACGCTCTCAAGACGACGATCACCATCGGCGACGAGACCAACGAGATCACCCTCGAGGTCGCCCAGCACCTCGGCGACGACCTCGTCCGCGCCATCGCGCTGAACCCGACCGA
Encoded here:
- the atpA gene encoding F0F1 ATP synthase subunit alpha, with amino-acid sequence MAELTISPDEIRDALKDFVKAYEPGASATTEVGYVVDAADGIAHVEGLPGVMANELIKFSNGVLGLAQNLDENEIGVVVLGEFNDIVEGMEVTRTGEVLSVPVGDAYLGRVVDPLGTPIDGLGEIVAESRRALELQAPGVMQRKSVHEPMQTGIKAIDAMIPIGRGQRQLIIGDRQTGKTAIAIDTIINQKANWESGDVNKQVRCIYVAIGQKGSTIAAVKGALEDAGAMEYTTIVAAPASDPAGFKYLAPYTGSAIGQHWMYSGKHVLIIFDDLSKQAEAYRAVSLLLRRPPGREAYPGDVFYLHSRLLERCAKLSDALGAGSMTGLPIIETKANDVSAYIPTNVISITDGQIFLQSDLFNANQRPAVDVGISVSRVGGDAQVKSIKKVSGTLKLELAQYRSLEAFAMFASDLDPTSRRQLARGARLTELLRQPQYSPYPVEDQVVSIWAGTNGKLDEVPVEDVLRFERELLDYLGRNTEILTTLRETNLLSDDTVAALGESVDKFKLEFLTGEGNPLLSVGSEKFDELAKEDVNQEKIVKQKR
- a CDS encoding F0F1 ATP synthase subunit delta, which translates into the protein MGSATREALSNSRSALAGLGGKAQLATGEQLLAAGRVLGTSFQLRAALADPSGDRDAKLSIVNAVFASIDASARELLGVIATNVWSSEDDLLAGVEEIGIRVLAQSAPSSDIEAELFAFGAVVQSDSQLELAVGSKLGSDESKAALIERLLGAKASKQSVAIVSHLVQQPRGRRIGELLRFATSVVADEAGLAVATVTTASAISAEQLTRLTAALSANYGRGLRINHVIDPSLVGGVRVQLGDEVIDGSVASRLNELRLQLA
- a CDS encoding F0F1 ATP synthase subunit gamma → MGAQLRVYRQKIKSAQTTKKITRAMELISASRIQKAQQRVAASGPYSRAVTRAVSAVATFSNVDHILTTEPEKIERAAIVIFASDRGLAGAFSSNVLREAGELAALLTSQGREVVYYLVGRKAIANFAFRKRESEQVWTGSTEKPVFETAQSIGEALVAKFIQPASEGGVDEIHIVYNRFVSVVTQVAEVVRLLPLEVVEGVEAPDESELLPLYEFEPDVGNVLDALLPVYIESRIFNAMLQSAASEHAARQRAMKSASDNADKLIKDYTRLSNNARQSEITQQISEIVGGADALSSAK